A window of Paenibacillus polygoni contains these coding sequences:
- the lepB gene encoding signal peptidase I, with product MNRHVPQKKDRPVKPSSSSFSRELKEWFKTISIALVIMLLLNLFVFNISIVKGESMQPTLTEQNRLFINKIIYEFEQPQRQDVVVLHDPSSGPDRKEFLVKRVIGIPGDLVEIRDHVLYVNGEAQQESYTDTIVEDPDFGPIKLQEDHYFVMGDNRHAGMSKDSRLFGSVIADEIVGKAEFIFWPKESMKRL from the coding sequence ATGAATCGTCATGTACCGCAAAAAAAAGATCGTCCGGTGAAACCATCCTCTTCCAGCTTTTCAAGAGAGCTAAAGGAATGGTTTAAAACAATTTCCATCGCTTTAGTCATTATGCTGCTTCTGAACTTATTTGTGTTTAACATTTCCATCGTTAAGGGTGAATCCATGCAGCCTACTCTTACCGAACAAAATCGACTATTCATAAACAAAATCATATATGAGTTTGAACAGCCGCAGCGACAAGATGTAGTTGTGCTTCATGATCCAAGCAGCGGACCTGACCGTAAAGAGTTTCTAGTGAAAAGAGTCATTGGGATTCCCGGTGATCTCGTTGAGATCAGGGATCATGTATTATATGTGAATGGGGAAGCCCAGCAAGAGTCTTACACGGATACTATCGTTGAAGATCCTGATTTTGGACCGATCAAACTTCAGGAAGATCACTATTTTGTAATGGGTGATAATCGTCATGCCGGAATGAGTAAGGATAGTCGTTTATTCGGAAGTGTGATAGCAGATGAGATTGTAGGAAAGGCTGAATTTATTTTTTGGCCTAAGGAGAGTATGAAAAGACTCTGA
- a CDS encoding BaiN/RdsA family NAD(P)/FAD-dependent oxidoreductase: MNVNVIVIGGGPSGLMASVAAAEHGASVLLIDKGNKLGRKLGISGGGRCNVTNAKEPDELIRHIPGNGKFLYSAFQHMDNRGIMRFFEDLGIALKEEDNGRMFPVSDRAKTVVDALIGKATALGVKIYTDSPVSEIVYEDQKVAGVKLASGKMIRSDAVIVATGGKSVPQTGSTGDGYPWAEAAGHTITELYPTEVPIVSGERFIQSKELQGLSLSDVALSVHDAKDKVVIRHEGDMIFTHFGLSGPIALRCSQFIRKVQKKTGSHQVTMKLDLYPSKSLGEMTQELKYKLEQEPKKAIKNSLKGIVPERLIPVILTKAEIEEDTTYHHLPKGAMETLANLIKGFPIVVTGTRSLAEAFVTGGGVNLKEIYPKTMESKLMQGLYFCGEILDIHGYTGGYNITAAFSTGYTAGKHAAQQTAGA; this comes from the coding sequence ATGAATGTAAATGTAATTGTGATTGGCGGAGGTCCATCCGGTCTTATGGCTTCTGTTGCCGCAGCGGAACATGGAGCTTCCGTTCTTCTTATAGATAAAGGTAATAAACTTGGACGGAAACTTGGAATTTCGGGAGGCGGCCGTTGTAATGTAACCAATGCCAAAGAACCAGACGAGCTGATCCGCCATATACCAGGAAACGGCAAGTTTTTGTACAGCGCTTTTCAACATATGGATAACAGAGGAATTATGCGGTTCTTTGAGGATCTTGGCATTGCTTTGAAAGAAGAAGACAATGGAAGAATGTTCCCGGTATCCGACCGGGCCAAGACAGTAGTGGATGCACTCATTGGAAAAGCAACAGCTCTCGGGGTAAAGATTTATACGGACTCACCCGTGTCCGAAATTGTGTATGAGGATCAGAAGGTTGCCGGGGTGAAGCTTGCATCAGGTAAGATGATTCGTTCAGATGCAGTTATTGTCGCGACAGGAGGAAAATCAGTACCTCAAACCGGTTCTACAGGGGATGGATACCCATGGGCTGAAGCGGCAGGTCATACCATAACCGAATTATACCCTACCGAGGTGCCTATTGTTTCAGGCGAGCGTTTCATTCAGTCGAAAGAACTGCAGGGTCTGTCTTTATCGGACGTTGCCCTCTCGGTTCACGATGCGAAAGATAAAGTCGTCATTCGTCATGAAGGAGATATGATTTTTACTCATTTCGGTTTATCTGGACCTATAGCTCTAAGGTGCAGTCAGTTCATTCGGAAAGTACAGAAGAAAACAGGTTCACATCAGGTAACGATGAAGCTTGATCTATATCCCTCAAAATCTCTGGGAGAAATGACACAGGAACTGAAATATAAACTTGAACAGGAGCCGAAAAAAGCGATCAAAAACTCGCTGAAAGGAATTGTTCCTGAGCGGCTTATCCCTGTCATCCTGACCAAAGCCGAGATTGAAGAAGATACGACATATCATCACCTTCCTAAAGGCGCGATGGAAACCCTGGCGAATCTAATAAAAGGTTTTCCTATTGTTGTAACAGGAACTCGTTCTCTTGCTGAAGCATTCGTGACAGGAGGCGGAGTAAACTTAAAAGAGATATACCCGAAAACAATGGAATCTAAGCTCATGCAAGGTCTTTATTTTTGCGGAGAAATCCTTGATATTCACGGCTACACCGGAGGATATAATATCACGGCTGCCTTCTCCACCGGATACACCGCAGGGAAACATGCTGCACAACAAACTGCTGGAGCATAA
- the acpS gene encoding holo-ACP synthase yields MIYGIGNDVLETERIRRILESDRRISFINRLLTKKEQDLLFTRNKNELAYVSGRFAAKEAITKAFGCGIGQTIGFQDLEILPDEKGKPVVSLTADAWQRLDLTGEQEYLIHLSISHQPAVAAAFAIVERIDKTAH; encoded by the coding sequence ATGATTTATGGAATCGGCAATGATGTACTGGAAACAGAGCGAATTCGGCGTATTTTAGAAAGTGATCGGAGAATATCGTTTATTAACAGGCTTCTGACAAAAAAAGAGCAGGATCTTCTTTTTACACGAAATAAAAATGAGCTGGCTTATGTGTCGGGACGATTTGCTGCTAAAGAAGCGATAACAAAAGCATTTGGCTGCGGAATCGGGCAAACGATTGGTTTTCAAGATCTCGAAATTTTGCCTGATGAGAAAGGGAAGCCTGTTGTTTCATTAACTGCAGATGCTTGGCAGCGTCTGGATCTCACCGGGGAACAGGAGTATCTTATTCATCTGAGTATTTCACATCAACCCGCTGTAGCCGCAGCTTTTGCGATTGTGGAACGAATAGACAAAACGGCACATTAA
- a CDS encoding CopG family transcriptional regulator, with protein MNDQDKIEKVTVNVGIVDLGQMDLLVDQAFYSNRTDFIRTAIRNQLETHRKDIQDYVTRKITAVGVVIYERHDLEMLRDSSTKIEIRLIGQLVFTKDVDAELIRDTVKHIQHFGVLKASKEVKEVIKEIQNSR; from the coding sequence ATGAATGATCAAGATAAAATCGAGAAAGTGACTGTAAATGTAGGGATCGTAGACTTAGGCCAAATGGATCTTTTGGTAGATCAAGCCTTTTATTCAAACCGGACTGATTTTATTAGAACAGCCATTCGGAATCAACTGGAGACACATCGAAAGGACATACAGGATTATGTCACACGTAAAATAACAGCAGTCGGTGTGGTGATTTATGAGCGGCATGATCTTGAAATGTTACGGGATTCAAGCACAAAGATCGAGATTCGTCTTATAGGCCAACTCGTATTTACTAAGGATGTCGATGCAGAACTCATACGTGATACAGTGAAGCACATCCAGCATTTTGGCGTATTAAAGGCAAGCAAAGAAGTGAAAGAAGTGATTAAGGAAATTCAAAATTCCAGATAA
- a CDS encoding GNAT family N-acetyltransferase, whose translation MNIRSFQLSDANRVTELLQVALSEDCYENTIGPFARQLSWDSDLIMVAEEDGELVGALIGTIDQNQGYIYRIAIHPDARRRGVGKALVKAVEKRFQQRKVTRVWVAGDEHNKAAMPLYEAMGYGANQIMKAFQNLSILVHN comes from the coding sequence ATGAACATTCGTTCCTTTCAGTTGAGTGACGCAAATCGCGTGACGGAGCTGCTGCAAGTTGCTTTGTCGGAAGATTGCTACGAGAACACGATTGGGCCTTTTGCAAGACAACTATCCTGGGACTCGGACCTAATCATGGTTGCTGAGGAAGACGGAGAACTTGTAGGTGCACTAATTGGGACTATCGATCAGAATCAAGGTTACATTTATCGTATTGCCATTCATCCAGATGCTAGACGCCGTGGAGTGGGCAAAGCTTTGGTTAAAGCTGTGGAGAAACGTTTTCAGCAGCGCAAAGTAACCCGCGTATGGGTTGCAGGTGATGAACATAACAAGGCCGCGATGCCTTTGTACGAGGCAATGGGATACGGTGCCAACCAGATTATGAAAGCTTTTCAGAATCTGAGTATTCTGGTCCACAACTAA
- a CDS encoding ABC transporter ATP-binding protein, whose product MAVFKGLIRKYWYFYVVLGLVTVIDITMNLSIAWLFGNLTETAVSRNTAKFLPLLYVGIALILIMGINQYVNGYLKSRVSANVQDELRTLTFRKMLGLSQSYYDKHHSGDLLSRITTDNKTIGGALGHTLIELIKNPLMALCAFIYLVIIEWRLALISLLIGPAILLCGVLLGRSIRERSTVSQQKWGNMTSFVQDVAGASMIFKVFRLESIFNQKFSTQSRAVREQEIKLGTTTSILQSLSNMIGFSAFVLAITYGAYLVANDVITIGSLMAFVQLMNYVIMPFTTFASTWGELQISLGAADRIQEVLKEQPEELEQQDSLLRSNQEKKDVHVSLEQIDFAYSDRKVLDHLSIEIEHGKFTAIVGASGSGKSTLFRLLLGFYNPDQGDIRVNGVSYSDMSLHEIRALYALVPQEPQLFTGTLRENILYGNPEASEEDMKEAVVHANAHLFIEQFPEGLDTQVGEKGSQLSGGQRQRIAIARAILKKAPVLLLDEATASLDNESEQLVQDALRQLMNKRTTVAIAHRLSTIQHADKIVVMHEGKIVETGTHEELMQLCGHYYELYRTRQNNELIEEAGSIA is encoded by the coding sequence GTGGCTGTTTTTAAAGGTCTAATCCGTAAGTATTGGTACTTTTATGTTGTGCTTGGTCTGGTAACGGTTATTGATATCACGATGAATTTATCCATCGCATGGCTTTTTGGCAACTTAACAGAAACAGCTGTATCCCGTAATACAGCTAAATTTCTCCCGCTGCTGTACGTTGGAATTGCTCTGATTCTCATTATGGGTATTAATCAATACGTGAATGGATATTTAAAATCTCGTGTATCTGCCAATGTACAGGATGAGCTCCGTACCCTGACTTTTCGTAAAATGCTAGGGCTTTCACAATCCTACTACGACAAGCATCATTCAGGAGACCTTTTGTCCCGAATTACCACAGACAACAAGACGATCGGCGGAGCACTTGGTCATACCTTGATTGAATTGATCAAAAATCCGCTGATGGCTCTTTGTGCTTTTATCTATCTTGTCATTATTGAATGGCGGCTCGCTTTAATCTCCTTGCTGATTGGACCGGCCATTTTATTATGCGGTGTCCTGCTTGGGCGCAGTATCCGTGAGAGATCAACAGTATCACAGCAAAAGTGGGGGAACATGACCTCCTTTGTGCAGGATGTGGCAGGCGCGAGCATGATTTTCAAGGTGTTTCGACTGGAATCCATTTTTAATCAAAAATTCAGCACCCAGTCTAGAGCAGTAAGAGAACAGGAGATAAAGCTCGGCACCACCACGAGTATTTTGCAATCTTTATCAAATATGATCGGTTTCTCGGCTTTTGTTCTTGCTATTACATATGGAGCCTATCTTGTAGCTAACGATGTAATTACGATCGGAAGTCTCATGGCTTTTGTTCAGCTGATGAACTATGTCATTATGCCATTCACGACTTTTGCTTCTACTTGGGGAGAACTGCAGATTTCACTAGGAGCCGCGGACCGAATACAGGAAGTGCTTAAAGAGCAGCCAGAAGAATTGGAGCAACAGGACTCGTTATTAAGGAGTAACCAGGAAAAGAAAGATGTCCATGTTTCCCTTGAACAAATCGATTTCGCCTATTCAGATCGTAAAGTGCTGGATCATCTCAGTATAGAGATTGAACATGGGAAATTCACTGCCATAGTAGGAGCAAGCGGCAGCGGAAAAAGCACGTTATTCCGATTGTTACTCGGATTTTATAATCCCGATCAAGGAGACATTCGTGTGAATGGAGTGAGCTATTCGGATATGTCTTTACATGAAATACGAGCTCTTTACGCACTTGTACCGCAAGAGCCGCAGCTTTTTACTGGTACCCTTCGTGAGAATATCTTATATGGTAATCCGGAAGCTTCGGAGGAAGATATGAAGGAAGCAGTGGTACATGCGAATGCACATTTGTTTATAGAGCAGTTTCCTGAGGGATTGGATACGCAAGTGGGGGAGAAGGGCAGCCAGTTGTCTGGCGGACAACGTCAGCGGATTGCTATAGCCAGAGCGATTCTTAAGAAGGCACCTGTTCTTCTACTAGATGAAGCTACTGCCTCACTTGATAATGAATCGGAACAATTGGTACAGGATGCACTAAGGCAGCTGATGAACAAAAGGACAACGGTAGCCATAGCTCACCGTTTGTCTACTATTCAGCATGCCGACAAAATCGTTGTTATGCATGAGGGGAAAATCGTAGAGACGGGTACTCATGAGGAATTGATGCAGTTATGCGGTCATTATTATGAGTTATACCGAACGAGACAAAATAACGAACTTATCGAAGAAGCAGGATCCATTGCTTAA
- the nadE gene encoding ammonia-dependent NAD(+) synthetase, whose product MSLQEQIIAELKVKKSINPEEEVRKRVDFLKDYVKQSHTKGLLIAISGGLDSAVAAGLCKLATDELTKETGEEYKTLGVFQPYGEQADIEHSYATAKAFDLHYTLETNIEEAVNEIALEVEHGFKKMGMSRHMSPQGKGNVKARTRMVMQYALSFEMNLLVVGTDHASEAITGFYTKWGDGAVDITPLSSLNKRQIRQVAAHIGVPDEIINKAPTAGLWEGQTDEDELGISYEDNSDYLEGKEIPAEAREKLEAAYQRTGHKRNAIPGI is encoded by the coding sequence ATGAGTTTACAAGAGCAAATCATTGCTGAATTAAAAGTAAAGAAAAGCATTAACCCGGAAGAAGAAGTTCGTAAGCGTGTGGATTTTCTGAAGGACTATGTAAAACAATCCCATACGAAGGGACTTCTCATTGCGATTAGCGGTGGACTTGATAGTGCAGTGGCAGCCGGACTATGTAAACTAGCAACCGATGAACTCACGAAGGAAACAGGGGAAGAATACAAAACGCTTGGCGTATTCCAACCATACGGCGAACAGGCGGATATTGAACATAGTTATGCTACAGCGAAAGCATTTGACCTTCATTATACATTGGAGACAAATATTGAAGAAGCAGTGAATGAAATCGCACTTGAAGTGGAGCATGGTTTCAAAAAGATGGGGATGTCTCGTCATATGTCACCGCAGGGCAAAGGAAATGTAAAAGCGAGAACACGAATGGTTATGCAATATGCATTATCTTTCGAAATGAATCTGCTCGTTGTGGGTACAGACCATGCGTCAGAAGCGATTACTGGATTCTATACAAAATGGGGAGATGGTGCAGTTGATATCACTCCGCTATCTAGTCTGAATAAACGTCAAATTCGCCAGGTTGCTGCTCATATTGGTGTACCTGATGAGATTATTAATAAGGCGCCTACAGCAGGACTATGGGAAGGCCAAACCGATGAGGATGAACTGGGAATTTCCTATGAAGATAACAGCGATTATTTGGAAGGAAAAGAAATTCCTGCGGAAGCAAGAGAGAAGCTCGAAGCAGCTTATCAGCGTACCGGCCACAAACGGAATGCGATTCCAGGCATTTAA
- a CDS encoding BrxA/BrxB family bacilliredoxin yields the protein MSMSFDQYMRDMVQPMRDELTNLGIKELRTAEEVEANLPEAKGTTLVVVNSVCGCAAGQARPGVGKALENEVKPDHLFTVFAGQDKEATAKAREYFAPYPPSSPSIALLKDGELVHFIERHQVENRSAEEIAEDLTDAFNRYCK from the coding sequence ATGTCTATGTCTTTTGATCAATACATGAGAGATATGGTTCAACCAATGAGGGATGAACTTACAAACCTTGGTATAAAGGAACTTCGCACTGCAGAAGAAGTAGAAGCGAATTTGCCAGAAGCAAAAGGAACCACACTGGTCGTTGTCAATTCTGTATGCGGATGCGCAGCAGGTCAAGCACGTCCTGGAGTTGGTAAAGCTCTGGAAAATGAGGTGAAACCGGATCATTTATTCACCGTATTTGCAGGTCAAGATAAGGAAGCGACTGCAAAAGCGCGTGAGTACTTTGCTCCGTATCCACCATCATCTCCTTCTATAGCCCTGCTTAAGGATGGGGAACTTGTACACTTCATCGAACGTCATCAGGTAGAAAATCGTTCTGCAGAAGAGATTGCAGAAGATCTGACAGACGCTTTTAATCGTTACTGCAAATAG
- a CDS encoding two-component system sensor histidine kinase NtrB: MFAVKGILLQVLLAGITPLLFFLFLGRFGTEFQEMKKASSSVQIQRSLLLSCFITLCLCFLFSSVLLEKIYLNLSLVPVTLSILYGSYPIGILVSVISMAAFFFISDYWTEPAIFLGSGALLYPIMLLFVKYFKKASLSSKKKIFSVIWFSYTIPCYGIVLWKYNFERTEQIEYALYSSLYIFSSLFVLLAAIHLIEKILVYHSFAAELEIRWKEYRHQLDMNEHLLNTVPVSVVAFDMEGNIVNANTRMLTQMKTKEFMPNSPEEMIGKRIEAIIGIEHGLRVTERIRNASQTGEITSEYLRVGTNTYFTTISPVKNPISGRMIGSSMVLQDITELETLRNELAHVERLGVVGQMAASITHEVRNPMAVVRGFLQLLREKSPQSLDHYYHIVMDELDRANSIINDFLSLAQNHASEKEEVHLHHIIKELAPLLLADANMRGQSIEVRLDDNIPSRFVDPKEIKQLILNLARNGMEAMGNKGTLIISTALEEGDVRLSVSDSGQGIPLETQNKLFEPFFTTKSEGTGLGLSLCQGIAERHNAIIRIESEEGVGTTFHVIFKK, from the coding sequence ATGTTTGCGGTCAAAGGTATTTTGTTGCAAGTCCTGCTTGCTGGTATCACTCCGCTTTTATTTTTCCTTTTTTTAGGGCGATTCGGGACCGAATTTCAAGAGATGAAAAAAGCATCGTCATCTGTGCAGATCCAGCGTAGTTTATTGCTCTCTTGTTTCATTACGCTTTGCTTATGCTTTCTTTTTTCGTCTGTCTTATTAGAAAAGATCTATCTGAATTTAAGTCTGGTTCCCGTCACTTTATCTATCTTGTACGGATCCTACCCAATTGGGATTTTAGTCTCGGTGATCTCGATGGCAGCCTTCTTTTTTATCTCCGATTATTGGACAGAACCCGCTATCTTTTTAGGATCAGGCGCTTTACTTTATCCTATTATGTTATTGTTCGTAAAATATTTTAAAAAAGCAAGTCTATCCAGTAAAAAGAAAATTTTTTCAGTGATTTGGTTTTCTTACACGATTCCTTGTTATGGAATTGTTTTGTGGAAATATAATTTTGAACGGACAGAACAGATTGAATATGCGCTCTATTCATCGCTATACATCTTTTCCTCACTGTTTGTTCTTCTCGCTGCAATTCATTTAATAGAAAAAATTCTAGTGTATCACAGCTTTGCTGCTGAACTTGAAATTCGCTGGAAAGAATATCGTCATCAATTAGATATGAATGAACATTTATTAAATACCGTACCTGTGTCGGTCGTTGCCTTTGACATGGAAGGGAATATTGTTAATGCCAATACACGGATGCTTACTCAGATGAAGACGAAGGAATTTATGCCAAATTCCCCTGAAGAAATGATTGGCAAACGAATTGAAGCCATCATTGGTATTGAACATGGACTGCGTGTAACTGAGCGAATTCGAAATGCAAGCCAAACTGGTGAGATCACCTCTGAGTACTTGAGAGTAGGAACTAACACCTATTTCACTACCATATCTCCTGTTAAAAATCCGATTAGCGGAAGAATGATCGGATCATCCATGGTTCTTCAGGATATAACGGAACTTGAGACGCTTCGTAATGAGCTTGCCCATGTAGAAAGGCTGGGTGTTGTCGGTCAAATGGCAGCCAGTATTACACATGAGGTGCGTAATCCGATGGCTGTAGTCAGAGGATTTCTGCAGCTGCTTAGGGAGAAAAGTCCCCAGTCTCTTGATCATTATTACCATATTGTGATGGATGAATTAGATCGAGCTAACAGTATTATTAATGACTTTCTTTCTCTGGCTCAGAATCATGCTTCTGAAAAAGAAGAAGTCCATCTCCATCATATCATTAAGGAGCTGGCCCCTTTACTGCTCGCAGATGCCAACATGAGAGGTCAATCCATAGAAGTGAGATTAGATGACAATATTCCAAGCAGGTTTGTGGATCCAAAGGAAATTAAACAGCTGATACTGAACTTGGCACGAAACGGAATGGAAGCGATGGGGAATAAAGGAACGCTGATTATTAGTACGGCTTTGGAGGAGGGAGATGTAAGACTCAGTGTAAGTGACAGCGGCCAAGGCATTCCTCTTGAAACGCAAAATAAACTTTTCGAGCCATTTTTCACAACGAAATCAGAAGGAACAGGTCTTGGTTTATCATTATGCCAAGGCATTGCCGAAAGACATAATGCAATCATCAGAATTGAATCAGAAGAAGGGGTAGGCACTACTTTTCATGTGATTTTTAAAAAGTAA
- a CDS encoding superoxide dismutase, which translates to MAFQLPALPYANDALEPHIDAQTMEIHHDRHHNTYVTNLNAALENAPELQGKSLEDLIANLDSVPESIRTAVRNNGGGHHNHSLFWEIIGPNGGGAPTGAIAAAIDSELGGFDKFKEDFAKAATTRFGSGWAWLVVGKDGKLAITSTPNQDSPIMEGLTPVLGLDVWEHAYYLKYQNKRPDYIASFWNVINWDEVNKRYEAAK; encoded by the coding sequence ATGGCATTCCAATTACCAGCACTTCCTTACGCAAACGACGCACTAGAACCACATATCGATGCTCAAACAATGGAAATCCACCACGATCGTCATCACAATACTTATGTAACTAACTTGAACGCAGCTTTGGAAAACGCTCCTGAGCTTCAAGGTAAATCCCTTGAAGATCTGATCGCTAACCTTGACAGCGTACCTGAAAGCATCCGTACAGCTGTTCGCAACAACGGCGGCGGACACCATAACCACAGCCTGTTCTGGGAAATTATCGGACCTAACGGCGGCGGCGCTCCTACAGGTGCAATTGCAGCAGCGATTGACAGCGAGCTTGGCGGCTTTGATAAATTCAAAGAAGATTTCGCTAAAGCAGCAACAACTCGTTTCGGCAGCGGCTGGGCTTGGCTCGTTGTAGGTAAAGACGGTAAACTTGCAATTACAAGCACACCTAACCAAGACAGCCCGATCATGGAAGGACTGACACCAGTTCTTGGTCTTGATGTTTGGGAACATGCTTACTACCTGAAATATCAAAACAAACGTCCTGATTACATCGCTTCCTTCTGGAACGTAATCAACTGGGATGAAGTAAATAAACGTTACGAAGCTGCGAAATAA
- the mutY gene encoding A/G-specific adenine glycosylase → MDQRTAKQYFSTELLNWYMQNKRDLPWRRHRNPYYIWVSEIMLQQTRVETVKPYFERFITRFPALTDLAEAPEEDVLKLWEGLGYYSRARNLQAAAKQVLELHGGEVPSEKDAVFNLKGVGPYTAGAILSIAFNQPEPAVDGNVMRVLSRYFLIEDDIMKGSTRVKMETLAAELIPQGRAGDFNQALMELGALVCTPKSPHCLTCPVMEMCKGRIEGREDTLPVKKKAKPPRPEQRIAALVTGTSTNEGKILVRQRPQTGLLARMWELPHVLASVPGGLASQVPDEPAMDMMKGHLLEEGYAVNPKEFWKIAEHTFSHIHWNLQVYHCEQAEHIVSPAMVAERNESYKTEGDVYKWIGPEDMETMAFPNVFLKLIKEHFVL, encoded by the coding sequence ATGGATCAACGTACAGCAAAACAATACTTCAGCACTGAGCTGCTGAATTGGTATATGCAGAATAAACGGGATTTGCCTTGGCGTCGCCATCGCAACCCTTATTATATTTGGGTATCTGAAATTATGCTTCAGCAAACCAGGGTAGAAACCGTTAAACCTTATTTTGAACGGTTCATCACTCGATTTCCGGCTCTGACGGACCTGGCCGAGGCACCGGAGGAAGATGTGCTGAAGCTTTGGGAAGGGCTTGGTTATTATTCTCGCGCACGCAATCTTCAAGCGGCAGCAAAGCAAGTCCTTGAGCTTCATGGGGGAGAGGTGCCCAGTGAAAAAGATGCCGTATTTAACCTCAAGGGAGTAGGTCCGTATACAGCAGGTGCCATTCTCAGTATTGCTTTTAATCAGCCTGAGCCTGCTGTGGATGGAAATGTGATGCGGGTATTATCGCGATACTTCCTGATTGAAGACGATATTATGAAAGGCAGTACGCGGGTCAAAATGGAGACTCTGGCGGCGGAGCTTATTCCGCAAGGGCGAGCAGGTGACTTTAATCAAGCGCTGATGGAACTCGGTGCCCTTGTATGCACACCGAAATCACCGCATTGTCTGACTTGTCCTGTGATGGAGATGTGCAAAGGACGGATTGAAGGCAGAGAAGATACGCTGCCTGTGAAGAAGAAAGCAAAACCTCCTCGCCCAGAGCAGCGCATTGCAGCCTTAGTTACAGGGACTTCAACAAACGAAGGTAAGATTCTTGTTCGTCAGCGTCCGCAAACCGGGCTGCTTGCTAGAATGTGGGAGCTGCCGCATGTACTTGCTTCTGTGCCAGGCGGACTTGCTTCACAAGTGCCGGATGAGCCGGCTATGGACATGATGAAAGGTCATCTGCTAGAAGAAGGTTACGCCGTAAATCCAAAAGAGTTCTGGAAGATTGCGGAGCATACATTTAGTCATATTCATTGGAATCTTCAGGTGTATCACTGTGAACAAGCGGAACATATAGTAAGCCCTGCGATGGTAGCAGAGAGAAACGAATCCTATAAGACCGAAGGGGATGTCTATAAGTGGATTGGACCTGAAGATATGGAAACCATGGCTTTTCCGAATGTATTCCTGAAATTAATTAAAGAACATTTTGTCTTATAA